The Acinetobacter pittii genome contains a region encoding:
- the yhjE gene encoding MFS transporter, with protein sequence MESTSATAAPVVATNSKTRVLFASLVGTTIEFFDFYIYATAAVIIFPHLFFPASSGSAAVLQSLATFAIAFIARPIGAALFGHLGDRIGRKATLVAALLTMGISTVCIGLLPTYAQIGIVAPLLLAVCRLGQGLGLGGEWSGAVLLATENAPEGKRAWYGMFPQLGAPIGFILATGSFLLLSAVIPEQAFMQWGWRIPFIASAVLVIVGLYIRLKLHETPAFQKVLDKQKEVNIPFKEVLTKHTGKLILGTVAAICTFVVFYLTTVFALNWGTTKLGYARGEFLELQLFATLCFAAFIPLSAIFAEKFGRKTTSIGVCIAAAIFGLFFSSMLESGNTLIVFLFLCTGLAIMGLTYGPIGTVLSELFPTSVRYTGSALTFNLAGIFGASFAPLIATKLAETYGLYAVGYYLTAASLLSLIAFLLIRETKNDDVNNQI encoded by the coding sequence ATGGAGTCAACCTCTGCGACTGCTGCTCCTGTAGTAGCCACTAATTCAAAAACACGAGTTTTGTTTGCAAGCTTAGTCGGTACAACCATTGAGTTCTTCGACTTTTATATCTATGCAACAGCTGCTGTGATTATCTTTCCACACCTATTTTTCCCTGCTAGTAGTGGCAGTGCCGCAGTCTTACAATCTTTAGCAACCTTTGCAATTGCCTTTATTGCTCGCCCTATTGGTGCTGCACTATTCGGCCATCTTGGAGACCGTATTGGCCGAAAAGCAACTTTAGTTGCAGCTTTACTGACCATGGGTATTTCAACTGTATGTATTGGTTTGCTTCCAACCTATGCCCAAATCGGAATTGTCGCACCATTACTATTAGCTGTTTGTCGTTTAGGACAAGGCTTAGGTTTAGGTGGTGAATGGAGCGGCGCAGTATTATTAGCGACTGAAAACGCCCCAGAAGGTAAAAGAGCATGGTATGGCATGTTTCCACAGCTAGGTGCTCCAATTGGCTTTATTTTAGCAACAGGCTCTTTCTTATTATTAAGTGCAGTTATTCCTGAGCAAGCATTCATGCAATGGGGCTGGCGCATTCCATTTATTGCCAGTGCTGTATTGGTTATTGTTGGTTTATACATTCGCTTAAAGCTTCATGAAACTCCAGCTTTCCAAAAGGTTTTAGATAAGCAAAAAGAAGTTAATATTCCATTTAAAGAAGTGTTAACCAAACATACAGGTAAGCTTATTCTTGGCACAGTTGCAGCAATCTGTACCTTTGTCGTGTTCTATCTTACTACCGTATTTGCTTTAAACTGGGGAACCACAAAGCTTGGCTATGCACGTGGTGAGTTCTTAGAACTTCAACTCTTTGCCACACTTTGCTTCGCCGCATTCATTCCTTTATCGGCTATTTTTGCAGAAAAATTTGGTCGTAAAACAACTTCTATTGGCGTTTGTATTGCTGCTGCGATTTTCGGATTGTTCTTCTCTAGCATGTTAGAGTCTGGAAATACCTTAATCGTATTCCTTTTCTTATGTACTGGCTTGGCAATTATGGGATTGACCTATGGTCCAATTGGTACAGTTCTTTCTGAACTTTTCCCAACTTCAGTTCGTTATACAGGTTCAGCATTAACTTTTAACTTGGCTGGTATTTTTGGTGCATCGTTTGCCCCACTTATTGCGACTAAACTTGCTGAAACTTATGGTTTATATGCGGTTGGTTATTATCTTACTGCTGCATCACTTTTATCACTCATCGCGTTCTTACTCATTCGTGAAACAAAAAATGATGATGTAAATAATCAGATTTAA
- the trhA gene encoding PAQR family membrane homeostasis protein TrhA — protein MSKSVLETYDPKEELFNAYSHGAGVVMAVVASIFLIIKGSYLSTAQWVGLWVYSFSLILVFTSSTLYHFAQTQNLRYWYKKLDHTAIYYLIAGTYTPFLSIAIPTQKAHILLIALWSIAAIGTLFKLVFIHRFQKISLLAYVLMGWLAVFVMDDMRTYLSKDALILLIIGGLAYTVGALFYALKKVRYTHAIWHIFVLLGAGAHFLAIYWYIV, from the coding sequence ATGAGTAAATCTGTGTTGGAAACTTACGATCCAAAAGAAGAACTATTTAATGCCTATAGTCATGGTGCAGGTGTTGTTATGGCAGTCGTAGCTTCTATCTTTTTAATTATAAAGGGATCTTATCTTTCTACTGCTCAGTGGGTAGGTTTATGGGTATATTCATTTAGCCTGATTTTAGTTTTTACCAGTTCTACACTCTATCATTTTGCTCAAACACAAAACCTACGCTACTGGTATAAAAAACTCGACCACACTGCTATTTATTATTTAATTGCGGGAACATATACCCCGTTCTTGAGCATCGCAATTCCTACACAAAAAGCTCATATTTTACTTATTGCTCTCTGGAGCATTGCTGCAATTGGTACACTTTTCAAGTTAGTTTTTATTCACCGCTTTCAGAAAATTTCGCTACTTGCTTATGTTCTTATGGGTTGGCTTGCTGTATTTGTTATGGATGATATGCGCACCTATCTGAGTAAAGACGCGTTGATTTTATTAATCATTGGCGGATTAGCTTATACGGTTGGAGCATTGTTTTACGCGTTAAAAAAGGTAAGATATACCCATGCGATCTGGCATATTTTTGTGCTTTTAGGTGCAGGGGCACATTTTCTTGCCATCTATTGGTACATAGTTTAG
- the gstcD gene encoding class I SAM-dependent methyltransferase, which produces MSVFSFEQEQQFFHEIKQMLDQQAFERLILSQYKGELAQLEKITFRVVELHGQKQLSALYHHTTQDVTKNYSFEEGLQQIEQLITQCKQANLFSTTQEIQLKKNKKKAILNMGKKQAVNTTQTVQAHDREKQRYVKQGNAFLKELGITDEKAQVIPSMARKWKQINKFIEIFASAYEQIDASQQELRIVDFGSGKGYLTFALYDYLQQQQKTPLITGVELRRNLVEFCQNVADKVHFNHLDFFEGDVRSYQPEKLDVMIALHACDIATDFAIHTGIRLNASMIMCAPCCHKELRPQLHSPEVLQPMLQFGIHAGQQAEMLTDTLRALLLKAYGYETKVFEFVSLEHTSKNKMILATKRKNVSQPDAKIMAQIQALKEMYGIKKQTLELLLQDQLPIENIGCKC; this is translated from the coding sequence GTGTCGGTTTTCTCCTTTGAGCAAGAACAGCAATTCTTTCATGAAATCAAGCAAATGCTTGACCAACAAGCTTTTGAGCGTTTGATCTTGAGCCAATATAAGGGAGAGTTGGCGCAGCTGGAAAAAATTACTTTCCGCGTTGTAGAGCTACATGGACAAAAACAGCTTTCAGCTTTATACCATCACACTACCCAAGATGTGACTAAAAACTATTCATTTGAAGAAGGCTTGCAACAGATTGAGCAATTAATCACTCAGTGTAAGCAAGCAAACTTATTTTCAACTACTCAAGAAATTCAACTTAAAAAAAATAAGAAAAAAGCCATATTAAATATGGGTAAAAAGCAGGCGGTAAATACGACACAAACGGTTCAGGCGCATGACCGTGAAAAGCAGCGCTATGTAAAGCAGGGGAATGCATTTTTAAAAGAGCTGGGTATTACTGATGAAAAAGCTCAGGTCATTCCAAGCATGGCTCGTAAATGGAAACAGATTAATAAATTTATCGAAATTTTTGCGAGTGCCTATGAACAGATTGATGCGTCTCAACAAGAGTTACGCATTGTCGATTTTGGCTCGGGAAAAGGTTATTTAACTTTTGCATTGTATGATTATCTGCAACAACAGCAGAAAACACCATTGATCACTGGTGTAGAGCTGCGCCGTAATTTAGTGGAATTTTGCCAGAATGTTGCAGACAAAGTGCATTTTAACCACTTAGACTTTTTTGAAGGTGACGTTCGTAGTTATCAACCGGAAAAGCTAGACGTTATGATTGCCTTACACGCGTGTGATATTGCGACTGACTTTGCTATTCATACAGGAATTCGTTTAAACGCTTCGATGATTATGTGCGCGCCATGTTGTCACAAAGAGTTGCGCCCACAATTACATAGCCCAGAAGTTTTACAACCAATGCTACAGTTTGGTATTCATGCGGGACAACAAGCCGAGATGCTGACCGATACTTTACGTGCATTACTTTTAAAAGCGTATGGCTATGAAACCAAAGTTTTTGAGTTTGTATCGCTTGAACATACCAGCAAAAATAAAATGATTTTGGCGACTAAACGCAAAAACGTTTCACAACCTGACGCCAAGATTATGGCTCAAATCCAAGCATTGAAAGAAATGTACGGAATTAAAAAACAAACGTTGGAATTGTTGTTACAAGATCAATTGCCGATCGAAAATATTGGCTGCAAGTGCTAG
- a CDS encoding GNAT family N-acetyltransferase, whose translation MYKIVEGGWEQLEKDAKYIREQVFIQEQGIAPEDEWDDLDATVLHFIVYDKEQPIATARLLPKHSVGRVAVLVPYRKQGIGKILMQYIIEYARHHKLPYLKLSAQTYVTAFYEALGFHVQGEVYEDCGIPHIDMVLELN comes from the coding sequence ATGTATAAAATTGTAGAGGGTGGTTGGGAACAGCTCGAGAAAGATGCGAAATACATCCGTGAACAAGTCTTTATCCAAGAACAGGGAATTGCACCTGAAGATGAATGGGACGACTTGGATGCCACAGTTTTGCATTTTATTGTTTATGACAAAGAACAGCCTATCGCTACAGCACGTCTGTTGCCAAAGCATAGCGTAGGGCGTGTTGCTGTTTTAGTGCCTTATCGAAAGCAGGGTATTGGTAAAATTTTAATGCAGTATATTATTGAATATGCGCGTCATCATAAACTGCCTTATTTAAAGCTTTCTGCGCAAACCTATGTGACAGCTTTTTACGAAGCTTTAGGTTTTCATGTGCAGGGGGAGGTTTACGAAGACTGTGGCATTCCACATATTGATATGGTTTTAGAGTTAAATTGA
- the yjjU gene encoding patatin family protein, with translation MTDFSRNALVVEGGGMRGAFTSGVLDAFLQQQFNPFDLYVGVSSGSTNVANYLAGQQGRTLTFYIDHSLRPEFIDYKRFFKGGDLLDLKWMWEIGEQEHPLDQQSLFAKNPDFYMVLTHAKTGHAEYLRAGKDNLLNALRASSSIPVLTRHPVDIMGEPYFDGGVADALPVRWTAQQSGVKKLLVLRTRPKNYFKASSRGDQFLAKYAFKHHYGFANSLRSRCARYNASVDFVRGENPDQQILEVCPPPLKNMAGRLTTNPKKLRYSYEVGLETGLQAIENWNAMK, from the coding sequence ATGACAGATTTTTCCCGTAATGCACTGGTTGTAGAAGGTGGAGGCATGCGCGGTGCCTTTACCAGTGGTGTACTTGACGCGTTTTTACAACAACAGTTCAACCCTTTCGATTTATATGTTGGTGTATCATCTGGTTCAACCAATGTCGCCAACTACTTAGCAGGCCAACAAGGCCGCACGTTAACCTTTTATATTGATCATTCGCTCCGTCCGGAATTCATCGATTACAAACGCTTTTTTAAAGGCGGCGATTTACTTGATTTAAAATGGATGTGGGAAATTGGTGAGCAAGAGCACCCACTTGATCAACAAAGTCTTTTTGCCAAAAATCCTGATTTTTATATGGTGTTGACGCATGCCAAAACAGGTCATGCAGAATATCTTCGTGCGGGTAAAGATAATTTACTCAATGCGCTTCGAGCTTCTAGCTCAATTCCAGTTTTAACGCGTCATCCCGTCGATATTATGGGTGAACCATATTTTGATGGTGGCGTTGCAGATGCCCTACCTGTTCGCTGGACGGCTCAGCAAAGTGGTGTCAAAAAACTGTTAGTTTTACGCACTCGCCCGAAAAACTACTTCAAGGCAAGTAGTCGAGGTGATCAATTCCTCGCAAAATATGCTTTTAAACATCATTATGGTTTTGCAAACAGCTTGCGTAGCCGCTGTGCTCGTTATAACGCTTCAGTCGATTTTGTTCGTGGTGAAAATCCAGACCAGCAAATTCTAGAAGTGTGCCCACCGCCTCTTAAAAATATGGCTGGCCGTTTAACTACCAATCCGAAAAAGCTTCGTTATAGTTATGAAGTTGGTTTAGAGACTGGCTTACAAGCCATCGAAAACTGGAATGCAATGAAATAA
- a CDS encoding 3-hydroxyacyl-CoA dehydrogenase NAD-binding domain-containing protein has translation MSAIQYEKNADNIVILTLDSTGQSANTMNAEFRDSLDEATQKLKAETELSGVIFRSAKKTFFAGGDLDELIQVQPEHATDFFNMVEKLKGHLRTIETLGIPVVAALNGTALGGGWEIALSCHHRIAINDAKSKFGLPEVTLGLLPGGGGIVRMVRLLGLQNAFPFLMEGKQFGVDKAKSLGLIHDTVENEQELLDKAIAWIKANPKSQQPFDVKGYKIPGGDPKTPAVAQVLAIAPAMLRDKTKGCYPAPEAIMAAAVEGAQVDVDTALRIESRYFTQLTTGQISKNMIGTFWHGLNAIKSGASRPADVAKWQATKVGVLGAGMMGAGIAYSTAIKGIPVVLKDVSVENAEKGKAYSQKLLDKRVSQGRMTAEKRDQVLSLITATASAEDLQGCDLIIEAVFENQELKAKVTQEAEQFLAPNGVMASNTSTLPITGLAQASKDDKAFIGLHFFSPVDKMQLVEIIKGKNTSAETLAKAYDFVQQIGKTPIVVNDSRGFFTSRVFGTFIQEGMRLLAEGVHPARIEMAALKAGMPVGPLAIQDEVSLTLTEHVASEARKALQAEGKDLPKTSVDEVVHTMIHELNRKGKAAGAGFYDYPENGKKHLWEGLNRWKKDHDISEQDMIDRILFVQALDTLRCYEEGVLESVIDANVGSIFGIGYAPWTGGAIQFLNQYGTDKAQKRAEELAAKYGERFTPPALLKAKAEQKQNIQ, from the coding sequence ATGAGTGCAATTCAATACGAAAAAAATGCCGACAATATTGTCATTTTAACGCTTGATTCAACTGGTCAATCTGCAAACACCATGAATGCTGAGTTTCGTGACTCGCTCGATGAAGCGACTCAGAAACTTAAAGCAGAAACAGAACTTTCAGGGGTTATTTTCCGCTCGGCTAAAAAAACTTTCTTTGCAGGCGGCGATCTAGATGAACTAATTCAAGTTCAGCCTGAACACGCAACTGACTTTTTCAACATGGTTGAAAAGCTAAAAGGTCATTTACGTACAATTGAAACACTAGGGATTCCAGTGGTTGCAGCATTAAATGGCACAGCACTTGGCGGTGGTTGGGAAATCGCCTTAAGTTGCCATCACCGTATTGCAATCAATGATGCGAAAAGCAAATTTGGTCTACCAGAAGTTACTTTAGGCTTACTACCAGGTGGCGGTGGTATTGTACGTATGGTACGCCTACTTGGGCTTCAAAATGCGTTCCCATTTTTAATGGAAGGCAAACAGTTCGGTGTTGATAAAGCAAAATCTTTAGGTTTAATCCATGATACAGTTGAAAATGAACAAGAACTTTTAGATAAAGCAATTGCTTGGATCAAGGCCAATCCAAAATCTCAACAGCCTTTTGATGTGAAGGGCTATAAAATCCCGGGTGGTGATCCAAAAACGCCAGCAGTTGCACAAGTTCTTGCAATTGCCCCAGCCATGTTAAGAGATAAAACCAAAGGTTGTTACCCTGCCCCTGAAGCAATTATGGCTGCCGCAGTTGAAGGCGCTCAAGTCGATGTAGATACTGCACTGCGTATTGAGTCTCGCTACTTTACTCAGCTTACCACAGGCCAAATTTCTAAAAATATGATCGGCACTTTCTGGCATGGTCTAAATGCAATTAAGTCTGGTGCGAGCCGCCCTGCCGACGTTGCAAAATGGCAAGCCACGAAAGTGGGTGTGTTGGGTGCAGGCATGATGGGTGCGGGCATTGCCTATTCAACAGCCATTAAAGGCATTCCAGTTGTACTTAAAGATGTATCTGTTGAAAATGCAGAGAAAGGCAAAGCCTATTCACAAAAGCTTCTTGATAAACGTGTTTCACAAGGCCGCATGACCGCAGAAAAACGTGATCAGGTTTTATCGCTCATTACGGCTACAGCTTCTGCTGAAGATCTTCAAGGTTGTGATTTAATTATTGAAGCGGTATTTGAAAACCAAGAACTCAAAGCCAAAGTCACTCAAGAAGCTGAACAGTTCTTAGCACCTAATGGCGTAATGGCATCAAATACATCAACCCTGCCAATTACAGGTTTAGCTCAAGCAAGTAAGGATGATAAAGCTTTTATCGGTCTTCATTTCTTTAGCCCTGTCGACAAAATGCAGTTGGTTGAGATTATTAAAGGTAAAAACACCTCCGCAGAGACTCTTGCTAAAGCTTACGACTTTGTACAACAAATTGGAAAAACACCGATTGTTGTCAATGATAGCCGTGGTTTCTTTACGAGTCGTGTGTTTGGTACGTTCATTCAAGAAGGTATGCGCTTGCTTGCAGAGGGCGTTCACCCAGCGCGTATTGAAATGGCAGCACTGAAAGCTGGTATGCCAGTTGGGCCACTCGCCATTCAAGATGAAGTGTCTTTAACCTTAACCGAACATGTTGCTAGTGAAGCACGTAAAGCCCTGCAAGCTGAAGGAAAAGATTTACCTAAAACTTCTGTAGATGAAGTGGTTCACACCATGATTCATGAGTTAAACCGTAAAGGTAAAGCTGCTGGTGCAGGTTTCTATGACTATCCAGAGAATGGTAAAAAGCACCTTTGGGAAGGCTTAAACCGCTGGAAAAAAGATCATGATATTTCTGAACAAGATATGATTGATCGCATTCTGTTTGTACAGGCCTTAGATACTTTACGTTGTTATGAAGAAGGCGTATTAGAGTCTGTAATTGATGCCAATGTCGGTTCTATCTTTGGGATTGGTTATGCACCTTGGACTGGAGGAGCAATTCAATTCCTAAATCAGTATGGTACTGATAAAGCACAAAAACGTGCCGAAGAATTGGCTGCAAAATATGGTGAACGTTTTACCCCACCTGCATTACTAAAAGCCAAAGCTGAGCAGAAACAAAATATTCAATAA
- the fadA gene encoding acetyl-CoA C-acetyltransferase, whose translation MSEAYIIDAIRTPRGKGKKDGSLYEVKPITLLTTLLNELQQRHQLDTSKVDDIVLGCVTPIGDQGGDIAKTAAIAAGWNDDVAGVQINRFCASGLEAVNMAAMKVRSGWEDLVVAGGVESMSRIPMGSDGGPWALDPETNLKSSFVPQGIGADLIATLDGYSREDVDNFAVKSQQKAAAAQSNGYFNQSVVPVKDHAGGVILEKDEFIKGNTTLEGLAKLNPSFEMMGQMGFDAVALQKYPEAQKINHVHHAGNSSGIVDGAAVVLLASEKAVKEQNLKPRAKVLATALVGTDPTIMLTGPAPAARKALEKAGLTIDDIDLFEVNEAFAAVVMRFINELNVPAEKVNVNGGAIALGHPLGATGAMILGTLLDELERQDKKRGLATLCVGGGMGIATIIERV comes from the coding sequence ATGAGCGAGGCTTATATTATTGATGCCATTCGCACCCCACGCGGAAAAGGAAAAAAAGATGGCTCTCTTTACGAAGTAAAACCAATTACATTACTGACCACCTTATTAAATGAATTACAGCAGCGCCATCAACTCGATACGTCTAAAGTCGATGACATTGTTTTGGGCTGCGTAACGCCAATTGGCGATCAAGGTGGCGATATTGCCAAAACAGCAGCGATTGCAGCAGGTTGGAATGATGATGTTGCTGGGGTGCAAATCAATCGCTTTTGTGCATCAGGTTTAGAAGCAGTCAACATGGCAGCAATGAAAGTCCGCTCTGGTTGGGAAGATTTAGTGGTTGCTGGTGGCGTTGAATCAATGTCACGCATTCCAATGGGTTCTGATGGTGGGCCGTGGGCTTTAGACCCAGAAACAAACCTTAAGTCATCATTTGTTCCGCAAGGCATTGGGGCCGACCTCATTGCAACCTTAGATGGCTATAGCCGTGAAGATGTTGATAATTTTGCTGTAAAGTCACAGCAAAAAGCGGCGGCGGCTCAATCAAATGGTTATTTCAACCAATCAGTTGTGCCAGTAAAAGATCATGCAGGTGGGGTGATTTTAGAGAAAGATGAATTTATTAAAGGCAATACCACACTCGAAGGTCTTGCAAAGCTCAACCCAAGTTTTGAAATGATGGGGCAAATGGGCTTTGATGCAGTGGCTTTACAAAAATATCCAGAAGCACAAAAAATCAATCATGTTCACCATGCAGGTAACTCATCAGGCATTGTCGATGGAGCAGCTGTAGTTTTATTAGCTTCTGAAAAAGCGGTAAAAGAACAAAATTTAAAACCACGCGCTAAAGTTTTGGCGACTGCATTAGTCGGTACTGATCCAACCATTATGCTGACTGGCCCTGCGCCTGCCGCACGTAAAGCTTTAGAAAAAGCTGGCCTCACGATTGATGATATTGACCTATTTGAAGTTAATGAGGCATTTGCGGCAGTTGTTATGCGTTTTATTAATGAACTCAACGTCCCAGCTGAGAAAGTCAACGTAAATGGCGGTGCGATTGCTTTAGGTCATCCATTAGGGGCAACAGGTGCCATGATTTTAGGCACTTTACTTGATGAGCTTGAACGACAAGATAAAAAGCGCGGTTTAGCGACCCTCTGTGTTGGCGGTGGGATGGGTATTGCCACCATTATTGAACGCGTATAA
- a CDS encoding AraC family transcriptional regulator, with amino-acid sequence MSRDTISIHFVNAALTGVKRLGMDVEMLLSHVGIEAELLRQPKARISPEQYTRFIKMLWMVTQDEHVGFDVQPRRLGTFAIMCQLIIHAKTLGQALELSSQFYKLFGDEWSVTLERDKHEARLVPLIPKTLDPDHFITESMLMIWHGLASWLIERRLPLERVHFSYPRPAHADEYDALFFAPVMQFDAPRTEITFAADYLDLPIRQDEKTLEEFLKAAPAQLLVKFKNTNSLTSRIREVLKSQIGEEMPTLNDVASMLYLSPQTLRRRLAAEGKSYQGVKDALRRDAAIHLLLNPELTLEDVAQQVGFSETSTFHRAFKKWTGVTPGLYRQLHGYH; translated from the coding sequence ATGAGTCGCGATACGATTAGCATCCACTTCGTGAATGCGGCTTTGACAGGCGTAAAACGCCTTGGCATGGATGTTGAAATGCTCCTTTCACATGTGGGTATTGAAGCGGAATTATTACGTCAACCTAAAGCTCGAATCTCACCAGAACAATACACTCGTTTTATAAAAATGTTGTGGATGGTCACACAGGATGAACACGTTGGATTTGACGTACAACCACGTCGTCTGGGCACTTTTGCCATTATGTGTCAGTTGATTATTCACGCAAAAACATTGGGCCAAGCCCTTGAACTGTCATCTCAATTCTACAAATTATTTGGCGATGAATGGTCTGTAACTCTAGAGCGTGACAAACATGAAGCACGTCTAGTTCCTCTCATTCCAAAAACTTTAGATCCAGATCATTTCATTACTGAGAGTATGCTCATGATTTGGCACGGTCTAGCATCATGGTTGATTGAACGCCGTTTACCATTAGAACGTGTTCATTTTAGTTATCCACGTCCTGCTCATGCAGATGAATATGATGCACTATTTTTTGCACCAGTCATGCAGTTTGATGCACCGCGTACTGAAATAACCTTTGCAGCTGATTATCTTGATTTGCCAATCCGCCAAGATGAAAAAACGCTAGAAGAATTTTTGAAAGCGGCTCCTGCTCAGCTTTTAGTAAAATTTAAAAACACCAACTCGCTAACTTCGCGTATCCGTGAAGTGCTCAAAAGCCAGATTGGTGAAGAAATGCCAACGCTTAATGACGTTGCATCAATGTTGTATTTATCTCCTCAAACCTTACGTCGTCGCTTGGCTGCCGAAGGTAAAAGCTATCAAGGCGTAAAAGACGCCTTACGTCGAGATGCTGCAATTCATTTATTACTCAACCCTGAATTAACACTTGAAGACGTTGCTCAACAAGTTGGTTTTAGTGAAACCAGTACGTTCCACCGCGCATTTAAAAAGTGGACGGGTGTAACCCCTGGCCTATATCGCCAGCTACATGGTTATCACTAA
- the amacR gene encoding CaiB/BaiF CoA transferase family protein: MTTALNGLKVLDFSTLLPGPFATMYLADMGAEVIHIESPSRPDLIRIMPPYANGQATAHSYLNRNKQSIVLDLKDKTSIDLIKAKISEFDIVIEQFRPDVMRRLGLDYATLAEINPRLIYCSITGYGQTGSYKDRAGHDINYLALAGIAGYSGRQDSGPPPLGIQVADIAGGSLHAVIAILAAVVERGRSGMGQYIDISMTDCVASLNSMAASATLAAQVEQAPEHGMLNGGIFYDYYMTQDGRYLSIGSLEPQFMSGLSVALDLPLLLQKGASLDVEDRQEVKQAIQEKIKTKSFKEWHEIFANLDVCVEPVLSLSESLNSPLAQERGWIVDVPLQNNATDTEPQLACPIKFSRSKMRYSFIGQKLGEGRW, encoded by the coding sequence ATGACGACAGCATTAAATGGACTTAAAGTTCTCGATTTCTCGACGCTCTTACCTGGACCTTTTGCCACCATGTATTTGGCCGATATGGGAGCAGAAGTCATCCATATCGAATCTCCATCACGACCAGATCTAATCCGAATCATGCCACCATATGCAAATGGTCAAGCAACAGCACATAGTTATCTAAACCGAAATAAACAGTCGATTGTTCTCGATTTAAAGGATAAGACGAGTATTGATCTGATTAAAGCCAAAATTTCTGAGTTTGATATTGTTATAGAGCAGTTCCGACCGGATGTCATGCGCCGTCTAGGATTAGACTACGCGACACTTGCCGAAATTAACCCGCGTCTCATTTATTGTTCAATTACAGGATATGGACAAACAGGAAGCTATAAAGACAGAGCTGGGCATGACATAAACTATTTAGCTTTAGCTGGTATTGCTGGATATAGTGGCCGACAAGACAGCGGTCCGCCTCCGCTCGGTATTCAAGTTGCAGATATTGCAGGTGGTTCCCTTCATGCGGTCATTGCGATCTTGGCTGCGGTCGTTGAACGCGGACGTAGTGGGATGGGACAATACATTGATATTTCTATGACTGATTGTGTTGCTAGCCTCAATAGTATGGCGGCATCCGCTACACTTGCGGCACAAGTTGAACAGGCTCCTGAGCATGGCATGCTCAATGGTGGTATTTTCTATGACTATTATATGACTCAAGATGGTCGTTATCTTTCAATAGGTAGTCTTGAGCCACAGTTTATGTCTGGTTTGTCAGTAGCCCTTGATTTACCTTTATTATTACAAAAAGGTGCTTCTTTGGATGTGGAAGACAGGCAGGAAGTTAAACAAGCAATTCAAGAGAAAATTAAAACCAAATCATTTAAAGAATGGCATGAAATTTTCGCAAATCTTGATGTATGTGTAGAACCTGTTTTAAGCCTATCCGAGTCCTTAAACTCGCCTTTAGCACAAGAACGTGGATGGATTGTGGATGTACCTTTGCAAAATAATGCGACGGATACAGAACCACAATTGGCTTGTCCAATTAAGTTTTCAAGATCAAAAATGAGATATTCCTTTATTGGTCAAAAACTTGGTGAAGGACGCTGGTAA